From Vitis vinifera cultivar Pinot Noir 40024 chromosome 5, ASM3070453v1, the proteins below share one genomic window:
- the LOC100259405 gene encoding la-related protein 6B, which produces MAQETLDLDLPSGDLSTPSDPSSLSRNSSFSRLNAQAPEFVPRAPPRPDLPPPRLAMAPAHGVVPVYPGPSSPFHVPIQNHHQHQQHHHHHVQYHQYHQYYGGGFGDHPEGVGQAHQASADSDHVAASRNGLSEEVTQKILNQVEYYFSDVNLATTEHLMRFINKDPEGYVPISVVASFKKIKALVSSHSQLATVLRNSTKLVVSEDGKKVRRLHPLTESDMEELQSRIVVAENLPEDHCHQNLMKIFSAVGSVKTIRTCQPQTSNGGASSAARSSKTDNMLFSNKLHAFVEYESIELAEKAVVELNDEGNWRSGLRVRLMHRRVAKSAQARSRKGHEGEAICEEDDACTSEQLPNDKQPEDPDVHSHEHAGEEHINDKEGAQRKGRSRGRGKGRGRGQYHHHGNRGNHVGTPPNSSINHEQPAVAKPPPGPRMPDGTRGFSMGRGKPVAVNIA; this is translated from the exons ATGGCCCAAGAAACCCTAGATTTAGATTTGCCTTCCGGCGATCTCTCTACTCCCTCCGATCCCTCCTCCCTTTCTCGGAACTCTTCCTTCAGCCGCCTCAACGCTCAGGCGCCCGAGTTCGTCCCTCGGGCGCCGCCGCGTCCCGATCTCCCCCCGCCGCGACTTGCGATGGCCCCGGCTCACGGCGTGGTCCCTGTGTATCCCGGTCCCAGTTCGCCTTTTCATGTGCCGATTCAGAACCACCACCAACATCAGCAGCACCACCACCATCATGTGCAGTATCATCAGTATCATCAGTACTATGGCGGCGGATTTGGAGATCATCCGGAGGGGGTCGGGCAAGCTCATCAAGCTTCGGCCGATTCGGATCATGTGGCGGCGTCTAGGAACGGACTCTCCGAGGAAGTTACTCAGAAGATTCTCAATCAG GTGGAGTATTATTTCAGTGATGTGAACTTGGCGACGACAGAGCATCTTATGAGGTTCATCAACAAAGATCCTGAAGGATATG TGCCAATATCCGTTGTTGCATCTTTTAAGAAGATTAAAGCCCTCGTAAGTAGTCATTCCCAGCTTGCTACAGTTCTTCGGAACTCAACAAAGCTG GTGGTTAGTGAAGATGGAAAGAAAGTTAGACGCCTTCATCCCCTGACCGAGTCAGACATGGAAGAGTTGCAG TCTCGCATAGTTGTTGCTGAAAATCTACCCGAGGACCATTGCCACCAAAACCTCATGAAGATTTTCTCTGCTGTTGGGag TGTGAAGACAATTCGTACCTGTCAGCCTCAAACTTCCAATGGAGGGGCCTCTTCAGCTGCTAGATCCTCTAAAACAGACAACATGCTTTTCAGCAACAAG TTGCATGCATTCGTGGAGTACGAATCCATTGAGCTGGCTGAGAAAGCA GTTGTGGAGCTAAATGATGAGGGGAATTGGAGGAGTGGTCTTAGAGTTCGCTTAATGCATAGACGAGTG GCAAAATCTGCTCAAGCACGAAGTAGAAAGGGGCATGAAGGTGAAGCGATTTGTGAGGAAGATGATGCTTGTACATCTGAGCAGCTACCAAATGACAAACAGCCAGAAGATCCTGATGTCCATTCTCACGAGCACGCT GGGGAGGAGCATATCAATGACAAGGAGGGTGCACAAAGGAAAGGGCGTAGTCGTGGGCGGGGCAAGGGTCGTGGACGGGGTCAATATCATCATCATGGTAACCGTGGAAATCATGTAGGGACTCCTCCAAATAGTTCAATCAATCACGAACAGCCAGCTGTAGCAAAGCCACCTCCTGGGCCACGCATGCCAGATGGTACGAGAGGATTTTCTATGGGCCGGGGGAAGCCAGTGGCTGTTAATATTGCATGA